The DNA region GGAATGTGAAAATGCCAATACAGCAAGTCgagcaaataataataataatagacaTGGAATCAATCACAGAGCCATCGAGCTAAAAAAGAGCTTAAAATATTTGGGTGTAGGTAAAGTTGCGCAACATTTGAAGGGGAAGACGGTGACATCGAGATTTGTAAATGATGTTGGTGTATATAATACAACACAATATATacacacagatatatatatatatatatatatatatatatttgtatatatgtttatttattaACAGAACCCTAGAGAGGGGAGAAGGGGAGCCATATAGAAACAAAAAACAGGCAGTCTTGGGAGTTTGAGTAGGAGGTCTTGGATTAAGAAAGGGCTGGAATATAGGGCCAAATGACAAGCATCAAAGATTGGAATAGAAACATCAAAtggataaataattaatttgacCTAATTTGAAGATTTGCAAGGCCGTTAGGGTTATTGAGGATTATATTTATACGACAATTAATGTGTTCAAGGTACAGAAATTTGGGTAATGGAGGCTTCTGatgaataaaaaattgaagGCTCAAATCCTTGGGAGTgtgataaattaaaaataataataatttagtgTCATTAAAAAATAGGATTGgaattgtttaatattttagaATGAGATTTGAGGGCAGATGATAAGATTTTGAAGAAGGTTCCGATTCTTGGAGGGCATAAAATATTGGGTTGGTGAAAACCATCAAAAAACTGAGACAGTGTGGTGATGTAGTGAGTAATCACTAGACAAACATTGTTCTTTGATGCATGAGCTTTTTCTTAATTCATTAAATTAATCATTTAATTAAGAATTGATTAAGTAGTGGCtttggaaatgaaaaaaaaaatgcatgatATTTGGACTTAAATAATTGAGAAATGTTGGGGACTCTCTTAAAAGTAGGATTTACCATAAACTCTCTATCACCTCATGTTTtttatacaatattttataatattagcatAAAAATTGATGTTAAACTCTGAGGTGTCAGAGAGAGTCTGTCGACagtctcacttttgagagaATCCTCTTAGTGTCAGCCTAATTAATTTCAACAAAGCTCCAATGTTGCAGTTACTTCAACATACTCATTATGGATTTGaatcctctcctgagcccaaggagaggatcctcctaatCAAGAACTGTGGACCgttgaatttttatccaacggctataattattgtgaaaagcacaataaatgTGAAGCAAACAAATGTGAACCATGTAATGTAACTGAAAGTGTGCACTTGAGTTGTGCCACGGTTAATCATCCATGCCCGCTTCACGAGGGCATGGATGACTTTTACGTGATGATTTCCTACAGTTGACAGTTGATGCATGTGAAGTCGAGGCTAGTAAATTGGTTTTCTATTTTACCAGTAGGGAAACTAAATTAATTGGCAAGGCATAAATATATGTAAAGTACCAAAGAAGCTAATGAGAGACTGGCAAGGATACTAGTACTAGATTTACCCTAGAGTACCCATTGGGCATGTCTTGCACAACACAGCCAGAAGGGAGCCTCCTGCAGTTCATAAATGTTGGTGCACCGGAGGTGTCGCGAATGACGTCAACCGACACGTCAACCACAGCCCACACGCCCTCTGCGAGCTGCTTGCAGAAACGGAGGAAATTGACCTCACGAACCGGAACCAAAGGTGATAGGACTTGCAACTCAGCATGCATCTGAAATGTGATTAATTCAGATCAAATGCAGAAAAAACAAAGTAtatgttttaatttaattttttttccttaggACTGACGATCGTATTTACCAGTTGAAGTGCACCATTTCTAGTTCCTCCCATGCCACTGGAAATCACATCTGTGGTTGATGTTCTTGCAATCACACCAGGAAACATCTCCAACCATCGATTCTGTGGAAAAACAAATTCAAACAAGATGACaactaaatttgaaaatttgaacatAAAATAAGCAAAAAAATAACAAGCATCGGAAGCACCAACAAATACCAAAAAAGCAAAACATCATCATCAATTGCTATAACAATTGATTGACTCAGATCTCAAACAAGTAAGTGTTTGGATTATTACCGAATCCATCAAAGTTTCAACAAGAGTTAAGCTGTTGATGATGACCATTCCAGACTCCCTAGAAGCCTCGGAGACAAAACCACTCGGTTTCAATCCGATGCAAGGAGTGAAACTTCTCATGTATTCCTCATGGTTCAAAACCTCCCTTCCACCCTCCAAACTCCTTAGCCAAAGGGGCTCATCTGTCTGAGCCATCTTAACCAATTCATCCATGGCAGCCAAAGCAAGCTCTAGAAACATCGATCTCTCTATCGACCGGTCTAGCCCCGTCACACTCGGCCTACCATGAGACACAATTGACATAGCACTCCCAATCCCACCTCCAAAATCAGGTCCCATGGATATTGATGTAGCCACATTGCTCATCCCACCAAACCCATTGCTCCCAACTCCGAGCTCCAAAGTGGAGCTCGGAAGCGGAGGCCCCATGGATGTAGCCAGGGATGAAATGGGTCGGCCTAGAAACTTTCCGGCCAGTGTACAAACTCGGTCCAACTCGTCCTTCAATCGAGCATTTTCGATCCTGAGATGCTGCTCGTCTAGTGATATATCTCCAATAATTGCCGGACCACCACAATTTGAGCAAATTGGGTTCCTCATAGCGTCACGAATCGACATGTTCTCCGCTCGGAGCTTATCGTTCTCTTGCCTCAGCAACGAGTTCTCATGGCGTTCCAGTTGCGTCTAAAAATCCAACAACCAAAACTCCATCCACAtcaaagcaaaaaataaaattaacacTGAAAGcgaaaccccaaaaaaaaaaaaaaaaaaaaaaacaggagaTGAACATATTTACCTTCATCTGGGTTCGGCGATTTTGGAACCAGAATTTGACTTGTCTGGTCTCCAAGTTAAGCCTTCTGCTGAGCTCCAATCTTTGCTTCTCATCCGGATGAGGGCACTCTTTGAACAGCCTAAAAACCACAAAAAAccaaacatataaaaaaaataaaaataattaagaacTCAAAAAGTTATCATTTTATGCAGCATCAATATAAATGAATAAACCAGAAAATGGGGGTTTTTAATAAAATACGCTTCAAGTTCTTGGATTTGCTGAGGGGTGTGTCGGTGGTAACGCTTCTTCTTACGAGGGTTGTTGTCAGCGGCATCTTGATCGTCCCCAGAAGCACCATCCATGTTATCACTCCCGGATCTGCTCTCGTGTTCTTCCTCTCTGCTCCTTCTCCCGCCGTTGTTTGCCTCATAACTCTCGGCCACTCTCGTCACATCTCCTTGCCCATCCACATTTGTCTGCtgataataaataataaataaataaataacacaaATCAGaaccaaaaaataacaaaaacccaGATCAGATTTCAGACCACTTCatcagaaacaaagaaaaatcgatgggaaaaatgaaaaaaaataagagatTTTTACTAGGGCAAGTGAGAGTCCCGGAGAGTTGAACATAGATTTAGTGAGAGACTGAGTTACAAGGTGTGGCTGAGCGATTGCACTCGATGGCATGTTGTTGTTGCTATTGGTGTAAGGAATATCAGCCACGATTCTCGCACCGCCACTACTGCCGGTACTGTTGTCAAGAAAACCCCCAAAACTCATCAAAAATAACCCCAagactttattttttttctttggttcttCAACCCTGTCAAAGCAAACTCCTTTCCAGATTTTCCTCCTATTTCTTTACAAATTTACAGCTTAAATTCCCCTCTCTCCCTTAAAAATATTTGGacagaaaaaatatttaatagaGGCAAAGAAGACAAACGGTTCAGAGATAACCCAAATGTCTCCAAATCCCTCTCTTGTGAATGAGAAAAGTTTGGTTttggagagaaagaaagagaaagaaggcaAGCAAACCCTTTTTTGGTACACTCCAGCTGCTTAGCTCTTCGTTCtctatccctctctctctctctctctctctctctctctctctctagctttctctctccaAAAACTCACCAAAACAGCTAAGCACCAGAAGGGGGCTTAAATGACTGCTATTTCGTTTGGAGGACATCTAAATGGGGGAACCCTAGTTTTTAGGTGAGAGTGTTTCTTTGGTTCCACGGCATGCTTGACTATGCTAAAAAGGTCTgagaaaatttataaaaaaaaattagagacgGTAAAGgaaaaagcttttttttttccaagatttgttgcagagagaggaaggaaaagaaaaagcaagagagagagagagaggagggaagaagaagagagagagagagagctgaagcctttttttttttttggtaaagagAGAGAGCAGAAGATAAAACGCACTATGTGGACTCTTCGAAGCCTTACAAAATACAAAGCTCCAAAAAGGACCGGTTGACTCTCCACTCTCTCTGAAAGTCTGTGaaaaaacagtaaaaaattTCTAACCTTTTCGAACTTTTTCTTCTGAATTATCAGATCTAtgactttctctctcctctatcATCTTTCTCTCAACTTGGTACTGGTAAATGGGATTTTGTACTCAAGTTTGTTTCTTTACGGGAGGTCTGGATTTTCCAGCTAAAATCTAGATATGTGCTGGAGATTTGAACTTTCTTAGgtctcgtttggcagctcggactgtactgactatttctgtcggataggataaatagtcatcggatagtactgactaaattagtcgggcgtttggtgcagtatcggactaatgaccgtattatttatactgtgtttggttTTATACCGGctaaatcaaacttaaaattaaattaaacttataaaaataaaaaaaatatctgaAACCATCCCTTCTTCTTCCCTGTTCTCTCCGCCGCACCCCTCAAAcgtcctccctctctctcccttcttcttccccgcCTGCCTGCACATCTGGTGAGCAACCAGGAGTCATCAGATCCACAT from Malus domestica chromosome 01, GDT2T_hap1 includes:
- the HD3 gene encoding homeobox-leucine zipper protein ANTHOCYANINLESS 2 (The RefSeq protein has 1 substitution compared to this genomic sequence), translating into MSFGGFLDNSTGSSGGARIVADIPYTNSNNNMPSSAIAQPHLVTQSLTKSMFNSPGLSLALQTNVDGQGDVTRVAESYEANNGGRRSREEEHESRSGSDNMDGASGDDQDAADNNPRKKKRYHRHTPQQIQELEALFKECPHPDEKQRLELSRRLNLETRQVKFWFQNRRTQMKTQLERHENSLLRQENDKLRAENMSIRDAMRNPICSNCGGPAIIGDISLDEQHLRIENARLKDELDRVCALAGKFLGRPISSLATSMGPPLPSSTLELGVGSNGFGGMSNVATSISMGPDFGGGIGSAMSIVSHGRPSVTGLDRSIERSMFLELALAAMDELVKMAQTDEPLWLRSLEGGREVLNHEEYMRSFTPCIGLKPSGFVSEASRESGMVIINSLTLVETLMDSNRWLEMFPGVIARTSTTDVISSGMGGTRNGALQLMHAELQVLSPLVPVREVNFLRFCKQLAEGVWAVVDVSVDVIRDTSGAPTFMNCRRLPSGCVVQDMPNGYSRVTWVEHAEYDESQVHQLYRPLLSSGMGFGAQRWVATLQRQSEFQAILMSSSVPSRDHTAITASGRRSMLKLAQRMTDNFCAGVCASTVHKWTKLNAGNVDEDVRVMTRESLDDPGEPPGVVLSAATSVWLPVSPQRLFDFLRDERLRSEWDILSNGGPMQEMAHIAKGQDPGNCVSLLRARANANQGSMLILQETRIDAAGSLVVYAPVDIPAMHVVMNGGDSAYVALLPSGFAIVPDGPGSRGPMSGKGATHGSSNGGGCGDDGGNRVSGSLLTMTFQILVNSLPAGKLTVESVETVNHLISCTVQKIKASLHCES
- the HD3 gene encoding homeobox-leucine zipper protein ANTHOCYANINLESS 2 isoform X1 produces the protein MSFGGFLDNSTGSSGGARIVADIPYTNSNNNMPSSAIAQPHLVTQSLTKSMFNSPGLSLALTNVDGQGDVTRVAESYEANNGGRRSREEEHESRSGSDNMDGASGDDQDAADNNPRKKKRYHRHTPQQIQELEALFKECPHPDEKQRLELSRRLNLETRQVKFWFQNRRTQMKTQLERHENSLLRQENDKLRAENMSIRDAMRNPICSNCGGPAIIGDISLDEQHLRIENARLKDELDRVCTLAGKFLGRPISSLATSMGPPLPSSTLELGVGSNGFGGMSNVATSISMGPDFGGGIGSAMSIVSHGRPSVTGLDRSIERSMFLELALAAMDELVKMAQTDEPLWLRSLEGGREVLNHEEYMRSFTPCIGLKPSGFVSEASRESGMVIINSLTLVETLMDSNRWLEMFPGVIARTSTTDVISSGMGGTRNGALQLMHAELQVLSPLVPVREVNFLRFCKQLAEGVWAVVDVSVDVIRDTSGAPTFMNCRRLPSGCVVQDMPNGYSRVTWVEHAEYDESQVHQLYRPLLSSGMGFGAQRWVATLQRQSEFQAILMSSSVPSRDHTAITASGRRSMLKLAQRMTDNFCAGVCASTVHKWTKLNAGNVDEDVRVMTRESLDDPGEPPGVVLSAATSVWLPVSPQRLFDFLRDERLRSEWDILSNGGPMQEMAHIAKGQDPGNCVSLLRARANANQGSMLILQETRIDAAGSLVVYAPVDIPAMHVVMNGGDSAYVALLPSGFAIVPDGPGSRGPMSGKGATHGSSNGGGCGDDGGNRVSGSLLTMTFQILVNSLPAGKLTVESVETVNHLISCTVQKIKASLHCES